The Coccinella septempunctata chromosome 9, icCocSept1.1, whole genome shotgun sequence genomic interval GCTTTTTGCActcaataaatattttccaATGCCAATAAGCTACGGAAACAAGCGAATTTTCCGGAGTATCAAACCGCTCAAATCGAACTAATTCACTCAACATTCGTTGTGCGATTCGGTAACAATGGTAAATTTTTTCGGAAAGTGgaacttattttttttattggccGTTTGTACGGGCGTCTTATGGATGACGTATTTCTCCATGGGTAAAGAGATTGATTCAGATCTTTTTCTCGATCTCGTGAGTATTCTGAGATAGGCTTACCTACATTTCGAAGGATTTGCATATTTTCCGACTGTTATGATCGAAAGAAATTCGTGGAAGATTCTGATTCGAGGATCACAATTCACATTGGCGATGAAACAAAGAATTAAGACCGTTAGAATAagattatttatgaaaatcaaCGTTTATGATGTCGGAAAtgcaatcctaagttttcacTCACTGAAGTGCAATTCGACCCAGTACTAATTATAATTCCACTTATAGAAGGCTCTCTACTGGTAGGATTAGTCAGAAACCGATCTTGTACATCTGTGGTAGATCTTTGGCGTCCATTTCTCATTTCAGCTCATATTCCTCATTTCCAGGACGTTCTCCTGAAGAAGCACGGATATCCAGTGGAAACGCACGAGATAAAAACAGATGATGGGTACCTGTTGACCATTTTTAGGCTGCCTCACGGTAAAAACGGTTCTGGGGTTAACCCCAGACCCATACTGATGATGCACGGTATGTTCGGTACGGCCTATAATTTCGTGTACACCGAGTATTTCAACATGAGCAAGGCGGGATATTTTGCGGATCATGGTTACGACGTTTGGCTGGGAAACGCAAGAGGGACCACTTATGGGAGGAAACACGTCAAGCTTCATCCCAAAAACGCCGATTTTTGGAAATTCAGGTAAAGAAATCTTTTTctctttcgaaaactatgtgctaagATGAAGGTGAATGCCATTTGTATGTTCTTCCTCATAGACGACTGTTATTTTATCCACTAGAGGTGAAACCCTCTATTTTTACAGACCGAGGCACTGGCTGTTTAAGTATGCGTTcgggagtgtcttaaaatgaatcTCAAAGGGCATATCTGTATCACCACTGACAGTCATGCCATGCTGAGGCCACTGCCaaagatctctgctgacatgagAGTGCCAttataccataaagcaactggcaaGAGGCAATAaggtgactctactatgggtaccagggcattgtggtgttgaaggaaatgaaaaagccaatgaacttgcaaaaatagcatcaaggttaacacttgctgcaacaatgggagttgaataACAGAATAACCTtttggagaaacactcctggacctactcagtcaaagaaattcgtgatgatttcaccgacctacatcagaaaactgctgaagctgtcacaaGCTGAGCTtcaggtgatggtgggactgctgacagggcactgtcggtacaaatatcatttataCCGTATGGgagagtcagcagatgagatttgtaggctttgtggatcagaagcagcaacaactgaacacatggtatgcaagtgtccagagctggctggcctaagaacaaTTAATATGGGGAAACTATTCTTGGGAACTCAAGAGGTAACAGCCAAGGCCCCTAaagatgttgtcggttttatcaacaccattgacgacctccttgggttccatTCCTATGGATGAGTAGAGtggagaacaaaagatctacatggtcgcagtttccAAAAGGCTAACCGAGCCCTAATGTTGGAAAATTGAATAGATACAGCGTAGACTGAGAAGATGCGGCCAAAATTGAGTTAGGATCTTGCCCTAACTCAACGTTTTTGCCTCTAAGGCCACTGTTAGTCTTCAATAAATTGATAATATGGTATAACTTAAATGGTATGATCATAGAATGAAACTGTGTGAAATGAATTCGAAGAGATGGCTTCATTTCCCTTTTTTGCAGCTACCATGATATTGGCCTTCATGATTTGCCAGCAACGGTGGACTATATACTGAACGTAACTGGAAGGAATAGTTTGTTCTACATTGGACACTCCCAAGGCGGTACCATTTTTTACGTGTTGGCATCACTGAGACCAGAGTATCAGAAGAAATTTGCACAGGTTTCTCTTACAGCGCCCGCTGGGTTCATGGCCCACTACCAAATGACCAGAATCAAGGCAGTGTCAAGACACCACAGAACATTATACGTAAGAGGACTATCTTTCGCCTAAGGTTCCTTATGACATATTCACTAATTCAATTGAGCGAATTTCTTAGTCTCAAATTAAGATTATAAATGAGAAAAggttaattaaatgaaaacccTAATCTGTTGGTCTTAAATCCTTACCTGCAACATaacaagggcggctcgtcagaggaggcaagggaggctaagcctcctcataaagcttagagctaaaatacattcacttcgggcatgtcctcattttcagaaagtaatttctatataaattttcctaacacctgaactagatattcagataaaaataagttcatttttcggtcctccgctcataaaaatccagcataacaatcatacaatccaccggctgcgtacgcgtccgccgcttcgaatgtgaatatttcctagtactgcctattcggacggaggctgttgggcctgctgcctccgttgatagtgtaactcacgcatacgttctctggactcacatactagccgaacaagaattcagctgacttactgtaccatattcgcccgtaaaatgtaccagaggaggcacagctcccctgttcaCCATCGATtttttcgtgccgtcttcgactatattcggcggtaggggcgttgtccggcggtagttgttatgatttcaattttcaatttgaatgtaacgacttcgtggagaactggaacttcgggaaatttgtgatatattcttgttaagataggttgttttgttagggcgttaggggtaagtactgatacggataaaaaaataaaatggaattgaatattgagaattaactgtacacgttgttaaaacctttacaagacctccaccaaatttaattacactaaagtctaccgaaaatcgtcagaatagaagtttcagtgttgtttggtacgataaatgtgattggttaactagatcgatcaaacgggaaaaattattttgctggccatatttattattttctcatcaaacagaatatacttcatggttcaaagcggggttttcagatttgaaaaatttaccgcgatctatcgaaaggcataataagtcaaaggagcatatagcatcctcttgcattcaaaataattcttagaactgacaacttttcattatgttgaagaagtatactttattgactgataagagtttgttccaacactcctcgaaaactattagcctcctcagctctcatgaccacgagccgccactgcaaCATAATCTTACATCATTGTAACTTATATCCCTCTGCTTGAGTTGAACAcatggaaattttcaaatttttatacaagtgatgatttttttcaatttttttctaaggAACTTGCTCTGAAGACAAATAACATGGAATTTCCACCTTCTTGGCTGAATTTCCCAGGTATTCTTTCGTCTCTTTGCGTCGGTACTGTAATGGAGAGCTTCTGTCAAAGGGCTTTTATAAATTTTAATGGTGAAGACTCAGGAGAACTCGATATGGTGAGTACTTGGACTAACATCACAATAATTAGAGGGTGACTGTGTAAAGTCTCTTCATTAAATGACAAAAAAGAGTATCTAGTGTCAACTGACATTGACGAAAATCGAAAAAACGGATTGTAGCATTGTCACCAAATACTTGTAGTTAGAGGAAACCAGTTTTATTTTGTccctttcattaaaattttaagaaGACAGTTGTACCATTTATGCGACATCGGTCTTGAAATCGTATTGTTGGCAATATATGGATGgcagaattggaaatgaattgGGAAAGGAGTGAAATTAATTCCGAGAATTTATAACTGCAGTCTGTCTGAAGAAATTGGTAACCTTTGAATAGCTAAAaatctaacgtccagtttcataatcaaatttaaagttaccttaagcttaaagcttcctttagtgtcatttttagtaggaagctttaaaattaaagctactttaggtttgataatgaaaccggccgtaataGTTCCATTTATAATTATCATGAATAGATTTAGCTGTGCATACTACcgttgcatcagcaccccatgaaatACCATCAGCTAGTTTATGACGTATATTGTAGCTTGTTTTCAACTTCAGaagcaaattttccaaataggCTTTGAAAGAAGGCGAATTACCGAAAAATACACTCAATTCTCTATGAGTATTGTGATGACTATTCCAATTATCATTTGCAGATTTTGAGTTACGAacaaaaattgccattttcaataatcctGAATTAGAAATAGATGCATAAATTTTATTGACttcattattttcagaaaatttttcctatGTTGATACATAGCCTAACAACTACATCCGTAATGCAGAATCTTCACTATGCGCAAAACATCAATGCAGGTAAAAATGAATCTTACAAGTTTTTTTTCGAATGGATTGTTTCCTGAGTACCTATATTTCAGTGGCAGTTCCAGGAgtaattt includes:
- the LOC123320105 gene encoding lipase 1-like isoform X1, producing MVNFFGKWNLFFLLAVCTGVLWMTYFSMGKEIDSDLFLDLDVLLKKHGYPVETHEIKTDDGYLLTIFRLPHGKNGSGVNPRPILMMHGMFGTAYNFVYTEYFNMSKAGYFADHGYDVWLGNARGTTYGRKHVKLHPKNADFWKFSYHDIGLHDLPATVDYILNVTGRNSLFYIGHSQGGTIFYVLASLRPEYQKKFAQVSLTAPAGFMAHYQMTRIKAVSRHHRTLYELALKTNNMEFPPSWLNFPGILSSLCVGTVMESFCQRAFINFNGEDSGELDMKIFPMLIHSLTTTSVMQNLHYAQNINAEKFRQWDHGKEKNLEIYGQAEPPEYPVEKIEVPVRIYYGCNDKMAAEGDQEEMCRVLKNCTTHKMGNPKWNHFDFLFSKNFEKVLFEPMIKHIDTYELS
- the LOC123320105 gene encoding lipase 1-like isoform X2; amino-acid sequence: MCLLIYFNIFSIAFFGSIQAQRSFDDNSIDPDLLLDLDVLLKKHGYPVETHEIKTDDGYLLTIFRLPHGKNGSGVNPRPILMMHGMFGTAYNFVYTEYFNMSKAGYFADHGYDVWLGNARGTTYGRKHVKLHPKNADFWKFSYHDIGLHDLPATVDYILNVTGRNSLFYIGHSQGGTIFYVLASLRPEYQKKFAQVSLTAPAGFMAHYQMTRIKAVSRHHRTLYELALKTNNMEFPPSWLNFPGILSSLCVGTVMESFCQRAFINFNGEDSGELDMKIFPMLIHSLTTTSVMQNLHYAQNINAEKFRQWDHGKEKNLEIYGQAEPPEYPVEKIEVPVRIYYGCNDKMAAEGDQEEMCRVLKNCTTHKMGNPKWNHFDFLFSKNFEKVLFEPMIKHIDTYELS